A section of the Phaseolus vulgaris cultivar G19833 chromosome 8, P. vulgaris v2.0, whole genome shotgun sequence genome encodes:
- the LOC137824972 gene encoding pistil-specific extensin-like protein — protein sequence MARLKQTARIVASSSGAQPSASAPASPPPDAAPYQDYAKVYDWAPLALLAETSTQLPKGHLKTLLSNDPDEPSCAIDRENDFNVRIRIPPRGMPISPPLSVAPAEGLEPEKKRRRLVKAFPTTVAVAADPTHSTEEESFGSPLIHRKKKHQEVGGASSLRPEEIEVVQIEEGSPPPPPTQPASAPTFSPSPQRLPSPTPQTLSPTSLPPAPPAGQAIGQPTPPAGSDYAHSGGLSRLPASPPPPTSAAIAEGGEVSSQPSSSGASNENFSRVIALV from the exons atggctcgcttgaagcaaaCTGCTCGCATCGTTGCCTCctcctctggtgcacagccttcagcaAGTGCACCAGCGTCACCTCCACCTGATGCAGCTCCCTATCAGGACTATGCCAAggtctacgactgggctcccctggcattgctgGCCGAAACTTCCACTCAACTACCTAAAGGCCATCTCAAGACCCTTCTGAGCAACGACCCTGATGAGCCCTCttgcgccatcgacagggagaacgACTTCAACGTTCGtatacgcattcctcctcgagggatgccaatCT CTccccctctctcggtcgcgccagctgaaggcctcgagccagagaagaaaagaagaaggctaGTAAAGGCCTTTCCCACAACTGTGGCGGTCGCTGCTGATCCTACCCACTCAACCGAGGAGGAGAGTTTTGGATCTCCTCTCATACATCGCAAGAAGAAACACCAAGAGGTTGGGGGGGCTTCGTCTCTCAGGCCTGAGGAAATTGAAGTGGTACAGATCGAGGAGGGTTCACCCCCACCTCCTCCTACCCAACCTGCCTCAGCACCAACTTTCTCTCCCTCCCCTCAGCGCCTACCATCTCCGACGCCTCAAACTCTGTCTCCAACATCACTTCCACCTGCACCCCCAGCGGGCCAAGCTATTGGTCAACCCactcctcctgctgggagtgatTATGCCCATTCAGGGGGTCTCTCAAGACTTCCTGCATCACCACCACCGCCAACCTCTGCTGCTATTGCTGAAGGTGGTGAGGT